CGACAACTACACGATCTGCGACGCGTACTTCTGCTCCACGCTGAGCGCGACCGGCCCGAACCGCACCTTCCTGTGGAGCGGCAAGGTCGACGCGGGCAGCAAGGACGGCGGCGACGAGTCCGGGCTGACCTGGGAGACGTACGCGGAGGCCCTGCAGCGGGCCGGCATGAGCTGGAAGGTCTACCAGAACGCCCAGGACAACTACGGGGACAACGGCCTCGCGTACTTCAAGAAGTTCACGGACGCGGCGCCCGGCAACCCGCTGTGGGACCGCGGCATGGGCTCCGTCCCGAAGGTCACCGGCTCCACCCCCGACGACATCGCGGCCGCCATCCGCGCGGACGTCGTCGCCGGCACCCTGCCCCAGGTCTCCTGGGTGGTCGCGAACGAGGCCTTCTCGGAGCACCCGTACGCCCCGCCCGGCGACGGCGCGCACTTCGTGGACCTGGTCTACCGGGCGCTGTCCGCGAACCCCGAGGTCTTCGACTCCACCGTCCTGTTCCTCAACTACGACGAGAACGACGGCTTCTTCGACCACGTCCCGCCGCCGGTCGCCCCGCCCGGCACCCCGGGCGAGTACATCGACGGCACCCCGATCGGGCTCGGCTTCCGCGTCCCGATGATCGTCATGTCCCCGTGGACGCGCGGCGGCTGGGTGAGCTCGGAGGTCTTCGACCACACCTCGGTGCTCCGCTTCATGGAGACCTGGACGGCGGCCCTCGGTACCCCGGCGAACTGCCCGAACATCAGCGCCTGGCGCCGCAAGGTGACCGGCGACCTGACCGGCGTCTTCGACTTCGCGCGCCCGGTGTACGGGGTGCCGTCCGGGCTTCCCTCGACCGCGAAGGTCATCGGCCAGTCGACCTGCGGCCCGCTGCCCAACCCTGCGCCGCAGGACAACGCGCTCCCGGTCCAGGAGGCCGGAACCCGCCCCGCGCGGGCCCTTCCGTACCAGGTGAACGGCAATCTGGACCGCTTCGAGTTCGGCGCGGCCGGCAAGATCCTGGCGTGGTTCTCGATGACCAACCAGGGTGCGCAGGCGAAGCAGGCGGCGCACTTCTCGATCCACCCGCACCAGTACCGGGACACGGCGGCCTGGCAGTACACGGTCGACCCCGGCGCGACGGGGACGGACTACTTCAACATCGGGCTCGGCAGCGGCTCCGGCAAGTACGACATCTCGATGTACGGGCCGAACCGCTTCCTGCGCCGGTTCATCGGCGACGCGTCGAAGGCGGGCAAGGCGATCGAGGTGGCGGCCCGCTTCGCGGTGGAGCCGGGCACGGGCAAGACGGCGGTCTACTTCAAGATGACGAACACGTCGGCCGCGCCGGTCACCTTCACGATCCGCTCGAACGCCTACCGCTCGGACGGCCCGTGGACGTACACCGTCCCGGCGAACTCCTCGCGCGAGGACTACTTCAACGCGGTCGCCTACAACGACGGCTGGTACGACTTCACGATCCTCGCGGACAACGACGGCACCTGGTCGCGCCGCTACACGGGCCACATCGAGACGGGCGCGCCCAGCATCAGCGGCTCGTAGGACCGGCGGTCACAGCACGTCCCCGTTGCGCCAGTCGAACCACAGCCCCTGGGCGGGGTCCGGCAGGACCCCGCCGTCGGGCACCCACAGGTACGTCGAGCCCTCCTCCTCGGGGAGGGCCTGCGGCCACGGGGACGCGAGCGTACCGATCCGCCCGCCCCACACCGTCCAGCCCCGGGAGGTGTACAGCGCCGCCCCCGCGTCGGAGGCGGAGAGCGCGCCCAGCACGTAGGCCCGCCCGATGACGCCTTCCAGCCCGGCCATGACCGCGCTGCCCAGACCGCGCCGCCGGGCCCCGGCCCGTACGGCCACCGCCTCGACGTAGCCGCAGCGCAGGGCCCGGTCGGTGTGCACCACCCGGCGCTGGACCACGCTGCCGTGCGCGGTCAGCCGCTCGCCCTCGTACACCAGGGCGTGCATGCCGCCGAGGGCGTGCTCGAAGTCCTCGTCCGAGAACTCCCCGTCGAAGGCCTCGTCGAGCAGGGCCCGTACCTCGCCGAGGAGGTCCGGGCCGAGCTGCGAGGTGTGGGCGAGGCGGGTGCGGAGGTCGCTCATGCCCCCAGTCTGCCGCGCAGCCCGGCGAGCTCCGCACCGCTGAGCCCGCCCGCCCGCAGGTACTCCTGCGGCATCAGCCAGGCCGCGGCGGAGCGGGCGAGCTCGTGGACACTGGTGCCCAGGCCCGCCGTGTACTCCTCGATCTCCCGGCTGTCGTACGGGCGGCCCCGCGCGGCGTACATCGCGCGCACCCGCGGCTCGCTCAGCCCGTGGTCGGCCGCGATCTCCTCGGGGCTCGCACCCATCAGCCGCAGCAGCACCAGGGCGATGATGCCGGTGCGGTCGCGGCCCAGGCCGCAGTGGAAGACCACCCCGCCGGGCGGGGCGCCGGCGACGGCCGCGGCGACGGCGGCCACGCGTTCGGGGAAGCGGGCGAGGAAAGGCCGGAAATAGGCGGGCGTCGCGAAACCCGCGGTCCCCCACCACACGTCCCAGAACTCCCGGTCCTCGATCCCGTCGAGCGGGATGCGGACGGTGGTCAGGTCGGCCGGGCGGGGCGCGTGGTCCACCCCGGCCCCGTCGTCGTTGCGCAGGTCGATGACGGTGCGCACCCCGTGGCCGGTGAGACTGGTCCACCCCCGGGCGGTGAGCCGGTCGAGGGCGTCGGCGCGGACCAGGGCGCCGGACCGGACCCCGCCGAGCCCGCCGAGGTCACGGACGTTGAAGCAGCCCTCCCAGTCGAGGATTCGACCGGCGTTCGACATGTCCATAGTTCCCCCTGTCAGTACACAACGGACAATCGGTCATGACGGGGCGCTGGCCCCGCACGGTTCCCGGCGCCAGGATCGGTCCATGTCGCCCGAGACCCATCAGTGGACCCCGACCCACGGCGAGCCGTATCGCCCCGTCGCCTACCGGCCCGAGCGGATGCCGAGCGCGCAATCGCTCGCGCGTTCCGCGCAGTTGCGGGCGCGCATGGACGAGCGGCGGACCGTCCGGCACTTCTCCCCCGAACCCGTCCCGGAGCAGGTCATCCGGGATGCCGTCGCGTGCGCCGCGACCGCGCCGTCGGGGGCCCACCAGCAGCCGTGGACCTTCGTCCTGGTCAAGGACCCGGCCGTGCGGCGGCAGATCCGCGACGCCGCCGAGCAGGAGGAGCTGATCTCCTACGACGGCCGCCTCGGCGACGAGTGGCTCGCCGCCCTGCGCCCGCTCGGCACGGACGCGGTCAAGACCCACCTCACCGATGCCCCCGCCCTGATCGTCGTCTTCCAACAGCGCTACTGGCTCGGCCCGGACGGCACGAAGCGCAAGCACTACTACGTCGACGAGTCGGTCGGCATCGCGGTCGGCATGCTCCTGACCGCCCTCCACCTCGGCGGCCTCGCGGCCCTGATCCACACCCCGAGCCCGATGCGCTTCCTCTCCCACGTCCTGCAGCGCCCGGAGAACGAGAAGGCGTTCGCCGTCATCCCGGTCGGCTACCCCGCGGACGACTGCGAGGTCCCGGACCTGATCCGCAAATCCCTGGACCAGGTCCTGGTCGAGATCTGACCTTCCCCGCCGCGGTCAGCGTCGCTCCCCTGAGGCCAGGACCGGCTGTGTCCGCAGCGGCCGCGCCGCAGGATTCGGCTGAACACCCAGTCCCGGGCCGGGCTGTTCCCGGGGGCCTCACGGCCGCCCCACCCGCCGGGGAAGCCTCGGAGCAGGAGGCCGGTGCGGCCGGGGCCGCGGTGGTGAAGCCGAGCAGTGTCCTGCCGAACCCCGTCCCGGCGGTCGCCGACGATCTCGGCCGCCATCCGAGCCTCGAAGGGGCAGCCCACCCCCGCACGGGAACTCGCGAGAGCCCTGCGCCCCCCTCGGGAAGCCAGGCCCGAGCAGCGGAGCGTGCCGCCGTGCGCGACAACCGGCGCCAGGTCAAAAGGACTTGCCCGAAGGAGCTACGAGGCCTCGTGGATCCGGGTCAGCAAGGCCAGCAGTGTGCCGCGCTCCGCCGGGGTCAGCGGGGACAGGAGTGCGGCGTTCGCCGTCTCGGCCAGGGATGCGCAGCGGGTGAGGGTGGCCGTGCCGGCCGGGGTGAGGGTGATCGCGTTCTTGCGGCGGTCCGCCGGGTCCGGGGCGCGCAGGACGAGGCCGGCGCCTTCGAGGTGATTGAGGAGGCCGACCAGGTCCTTGGGGTCGATGCCGAGCCGGCGGCCGAGGTCGGCCTGGGCCGCCGGGCCGTACTCGGCGGTCGCCGCCAGCACCGCGTGGTGCGCGAGCTTCAGGCCCTCCGCGGCCAGCGCCTCGGCGACCAGGCTGCGGCCGCGCGCCGCGACCCGGCCGACGAGCCAGCTCGGCAGGGACTGGATGTGTGCGAGGGCCGACGTCATGGGCCCAGCCTAGCAATTCATTGGGATTCCCCACGATCTCCTATATCGTTGGGGCTCCCAACGAATCTGACCGGTCCGGGAGGTCCTGTGCTCCGCATCCGCCACGACGTCAACGGCGGCCCCGAAGTGCTGTTCGCCGAGGACGTGGCCGTGCCCGCCCCCGGGGCCGGAGAGCTGCTCGTCGCGGTCGAGGCCGTCGGGGTGACGCTGCCCGTCGTGCGCAAGGTGCGGGAGGGCGGGGAGGCCATACCGCTCGGCGGGGAGGTCGCGGGGACCGTCGCCGCGCTCGGCGAGGGGGTGACGGGCTTCGCCGTCGGGGACCGGGTCACCGGGCTGTGCTTCGGCCACGGCTACGCCGAGTACGCGCTCCTCGCGGCCCCGTTCGCCTCCGCCGTCCCCGACGGGGTCGGCTCCGTCGACGCCGTCGCGCTCGTGCGCAGCGGGCTCGTCGCCCGCGGCGCCGTGGCGGCCGGGCAGCTCCGGCCCGGGGAGTCCGTACTGGTCACGGCCGCCGCGAGCGGGGTCGGCAGCCTCGCGCTCCAGCTGGCCCGGGCCGCCGGGGCGGGCCGGCTGGTCGCCGCCGTGTCCAGCGCGGACAAGGCCGGCTTCGTCCGGAGCCTCGGCGCCGACGAGGTCGTGCTGTACGAGGACCCCGCCGCCTGGGGCGAGCCGTACGACGTGGTCCTCGACGGAGTCGGCGGCGAGCTGCTCGGCCCCGCGGTGCGGGCCCTGGCCACGGGCGGGCGGCTGGTGGCGTACGGCTCCGGCGGCGGCACGGTGGAGGCGTACGAGCTGCTCGTGCGCGGCGCCTCGGTGATCGGCTTCCAGATCCGGGCCGTCGCCCAGGGCCGGCCCGAGGTGTACGAGGCCTGGCGGCGCGAGCTGTGGAAGGCGTACGCGGACGGCTCGCTGCGCCCCGCCGTGCACGGGGAGATCCCGCTCGCCGAGGCGGGCCGAGCCCACCGGCTGATCGAGGAGCGGCGCAACCTCGGCAAGGTGGTCCTGATCCCCTGACCGAACAGGGGCGCAACTGGAACCGCCCCCGATCCGGACTTGGGGGTACCGGAACGGGGGCGGGGTCAGCGGGGCAGGATCAGCCCATGTGCGGGTACGCGTAGTCCGTCGGCGCGACCAGGGTCTCCTTGATGGAGCGCGTCGAGGTCCAGCGCATCAGGTTCGACGCGGCGCCCGCCTTGTCGTTCGTACCCGAGGCGCGGCCGCCGCCGAAGGGCTGCTGGCCGACCACGGCGCCGGTCGACTTGTCGTTGATGTAGAAGTTGCCCGCCGCGAAGCGGAGCTTCTCCATCGCGTCCGCGGCCGCGTAGCGGTCACCGGCGATGATCGCGCCGGTCAGCGCGTACGCCGACACCGACTCCATCTGGGCCAGCATCGCGTCGAACTCGGCGTCCTCGTAGACGTGGATCGCCAGGATCGGGCCGAAGTACTCGGTCGTGAAGACCTCGTTCTCCGGGTCGGTGCACGCGATGACGGTCGGGCGGACGAAGTAGCCCTCCGAGTCGTCGTACGTGCCGCCGGCGATGATCTCGCAGGTCGGGTCGGCGATCGCGCGGTCGATGGCGGCCTTGTTCTTGGCGAACGACCGCTCGTCGATGACGGCGCCGATGAAGTTGGTCAGGTCGCGGACGTCACCCATGGTGATGCCGTCGACCTCGGCCGCGAAGGCCTCCTTGAAGCCGTCGTTCCAGATCGAGGCCGGAACGTAGGCGCGCGAGGACGCCGAGCACTTCTGGCCCTGGAACTCGAAGGACCCGCGGGTCAGGGCGGTCTTCAGGACGGCGCGGTCCGCGGACGGGTGCGCGACGACGAAGTCCTTGCCCCCGGTCTCGCCGACCAGGCGCGGGTAGGACTTGTACTTCTCGATGTTGTTGCCGACCGTCTTCCACAGGTACTGGAAGGTCTTGGTCGAGCCGGTGAAGTGGATGCCGGCCAGCTCGGGGTGGTTCAGGGCCACCTCGGAGACGGCGATGCCGTCGCCCGTCACCAGGTTGATGACGCCCTTCGGCAGGCCGGCCTCCTCCAGGAGCTCCATCAGGAGGACCGCGGAGTGGGTCTGCGTCGGGGACGGCTTCCAGACGACCACGTTGCCCATCAGGGCGGGGGCGGTCGGCAGGTTGCCCGCGATGGCCGTGAAGTTGAAGGGCGTGATCGCGTAGACGAAGCCTTCGAGCGGGCGGTGGTCGCTGCGGTTCCACACGCCGGCGGAGTTCGCGACCGGCTGCTCGGCCAGGATCTGGCGGGCGAAGTGGACGTTGAAGCGCCAGAAGTCGACGAGCTCGCACGGGGTGTCGATCTCGGCCTGCTGGGCGGTCTTCGACTGGCCGAGCATGGTGGAAGCGGCCAGCTTCTCGCGCCACGGGCCGGACAGCAGCTCGGCGGCGCGCAGGATGATCGCGGCGCGGTCGTCGAAGTCCATCGCGCGCCAGGCCGGGGCGGCGGCGAGGGCGGCGTCGATGGCCTCCTGCGCGTCGGCCTGGGTGGCGTTGGCGTAGGTACCGATGACGGACTTGTGGTCGTGCGGCTGCACGACGTCGAAGCGGTCGCCGCCGCCCATCCGCTTCTCGCCGTTGATGGTCATCGGCAGGTCGATCGGGTTCTCGGCCAGCTGCTTGAGCTGGAATTCGAGGCGCGCGCGCTCCGGGGTGCCGGGGGCGTACGAGTGGACCGGCTCGTTGACCGGCGCGGGGACCTGGGTCACAGCATCCATGGGACTGGTAACTCCTTGACCTGGTTCTTGGCTAGTTCTTGGTGATCATCGAGCGGAGGAAGAACAGGAGGTTGGCCGGCTTCTCGGCGAGGCGCCGCATGAAGTAGCCGTACCAGTCCGTCCCGTACGCGGTGTAGACGCGCATGCGGTGGCCCTCGGCGGCGAGCCGCAGGTGCTCCTCGCTGCGGATGCCGTACAGCATCTGGAACTCGTACTCGTCCAGCTTGCGCCCCGCCGTGCGGGCGAGCTCCTGGCCGATGGCGATGAGGCGCGGGTCGTGCGACCCGATCATCGGGTAGCCCTCGCCGTCCATCAGCGTCTTCAGGATGCGGACGTACGCCTTGTCGATCTCGGCCTTGTCCTGGTACGCGACCTCGGCGGGCTCCTTGTACGCGCCCTTCACGATCCGGACGCGGCTGCCGGCGGCGGCCAGGCGGCGGGCGTCGGCCTCGGTGCGGAAGAGGTACGCCTGGATCACGCAGCCGGTCTGCGGGAAGTCCCGGCGCAGCTCCTCGTGGATGGCGAACATCGAGTCGAGGGTGGTGTGGTCCTCGGCGTCCAGCGTGACGGTGGTGCCGATGGCCGCGGCGGCCTCGACGACCGGGCGGACGTTGGCGAGCGCGAGCTCGTGGCCGCCCTCCAGCGCCTGGCCGAACATCGACAGCTTGACCGACATCTCGGCCTTCTCGCCGAGTCCCAGGCCCGCCAGGTGCTCGATGAGTTCGAGGTAGGCGTCACGCGCGGCGTAGGACTGCTCGACGGTGGTGATGTCCTCGCCCACCACGTCGAGCGTGAGCTCCAGGCCCTTCTCCGTGAGGTCCACGACGATCGGGATGACCTGGTCGACCGTCTCGCCGGGGATGAACCGGTTCACCACGGGCTTGGTCACCGGGGCGGCAGAGACGATTCGGCGCATCTTGTCGCTGCGCGAAGCGGCGAGGATCACGGGACCCAGCACGGGGCACCTCCAACAGGTGGCAGAAGCAGGCATACGGTCCGCGCGGGGGCGGGCGGGGGCCATAAGGAAAACTCAAGTAAAACCACCGTGAAACCTAAGGATCGCTTTGATCCTCTGCCATCGACAGCTGTCACGCATCCGTGTCCCCGATCTCATACATCTGTCTGAAGACGGGGTTTCCGAGTGGGAGAATGTCCGGGTGAAGGGCGATTACCAGGACCTGGTGGATGAGATCTCGGCGCTTCTCGGCGCCCCGGCGACGCTGGAGAACCGGGACTTCCGCCTCATCGCCTTCGGCGCGCACGACAGCGACGACGATCTCGCGATGGACCCGGTGCGCACCCGCTCGATCCTGACCCGCCAGTCGACGGCGGCCGTACGGGCCTGGTTCGAGGGCTTCGGCATCGCGCGGGCCACCGGGCCGGTGCGCATCCCGGCGGCGCCGGACGCGGGGGTCTTCCGGGGACGGATCTGCCTGCCGGCGCGGTACCGCGGGATCGTGCAGGGCTACGTATGGCTCCTCGACCAGGAGCCGGGCCCCGGTCCGGACGTCCTGGCGGCGGCCATGGAGGTGGCCGAGCGGATCGGGATCCTGCTCGCCGAGGAGGCGAAGGCGGGGGCCGACCTGTCCCGGGAGTTCCGGGCGGTGCTCACGGCCGGCCGGGGCGGGCAGCAGGACATGGCGGTGGCCGCGCTCCGGGTGGCGCTGGGTCCGGGGGCGGACGGGCTGCACGCGGTGGTGTGCGTGACGCCGTGGGCCGGCGAGGCCCCGGCGTCGGTACCGGGCACGGCGGCGGTCTGCACCGTGCCCCGGCCGGGGCACCAGGCCCTCGCCGTACTGGTCAGGCTCCGCTCGGGGGAGGTGCTCGTACCGGCCGTGGGCGTCGCGACGCGGCTGCTGCCCCACGCCGACACGTCGGCCGCCCGGCCGCACACGGGCCCCACCGCCGGGATCGCGGAGCCCCGCCGGGAGCTGACCGCGCTGGCCGACGCCTGGTCGGAGGCCTCGGCGGCGGCGCAGGCGGCCGCGGCCCAGCCGCGGTTCGGCCCGGTGGCCCAGTGGTCGGAGATCGGCCCGTACCGGATGCTGGCGGCGCTCTCGGCCGCCGACCGGGAGGGCGACCCGGCGACCCGCGTCCTGCTCCAGCCCGCGCACCGGGAACTCGCCCGGACCGCCGAGCTGTTCCTGGACTGCGCGGGCCAGGCGGGCCGCGCGGCGGCGGCCCTGGGCATCCACCGCCAGACCCTGTACTACCGGCTCGGCCGGGTGGAACAGCTGACCGGCCTCGACCTGGACGAGGGCGAGGACCGCCTGCTGCTCCACATGGCCCTCAAGGCGGCCCGCCTGCACGGCTGATCGCAGATCCGCCAGGTCACCGGCGGGGGCCTGCCCACAGCGCGCCGGCGTCGGACGCCGGGCGCTCAACTGCCCGTGTGCGTATGGGCGGCCCACAGTCCGGGGCTGTACGGGTAGCGGGCGCGCATGCGCCTGACGGCGTGGTGCAGGGCATGCGCGCTGAGTCCGGTGCGGGGCGCGGTGGTGCCGTCGGCGGTGAGGTGGGCGTAGAACTCGGCGGCCAGTTCGGCGGCGGCGCGGTCGTCGACCGACCAGAGGGTGCCGATGACGTGCTGGTACCCCGCGATCTGGAACGCACCGGTGATGTGGAGCGATTCGTCGGCCAGGCGGGACGGGGAGACACCGGTGTCGCACGCCGACAGATAGCTCAGCGAGGCGCTGAGCTGCAGGGCGCTGATGTCGGCGATGGTCAGCGGAGCCTCGGCGCGGTCGGTCAGCACGAGGTGGCTGCGCGCCGGGTCGTCCGGATCGGCGTAGCCGTGGCAGGCGAAGTGGGCCGTGCCGTGGCGGGGCAGCGCCTCCAGCACGCCGGCGCGGGTGGCGTCGGTCAGCACCCGGGCGTCCGGCACCATCCCGGTGATCGCGCTGATCTCGTCGGCGATCCCCGGCAGCGGCATGTCGGGGACGTCGGGCACGGGCACGATCAGCGTGCCGTCCTCCACGGCCGTCGACCGGCGTGCGCGCGCATGGGCCAGCACCCGGACGGTCGTGGTGTACGAGGAGACGACGCGGTCCATCAGCGTGGTGTCGCCGCCCGTCCCGTCGGCCGTAGTACGGCCGGCGGCGTGGAGCGGGAGGAAGGCGAGGATCCCGACCGGGCACCACCACACGCGCGGCCAGGCTTCGCCGCTTCGAGGAGCGGCGGTGTGGCCGAGACGTTCCAGCACGGGCTCGGCCACCGCGGTCCACAGCAGTTCCAGGACGGCGAGGACGTCCCGCTGTGCCTTGATGCGGTTCATGGGGTCGAGCGCGGGGTCGGTGGCCCTCCGCCGGGCGGTGAGCAGCCGGTTGGCCCAGGCGTAGGCGTCGTCATGCGTGAGGCCGGTCAGCGGCACCACCTCGACGGGTTCCCGGTCTCCGCGGTCCCTCAGGATGAGCGCGTCGCAGCGTGAGCGGCTCGTGGTCACGAAGACGACGGGCCCTTCCTGTGCCTGCCGGGACAGGAGGCGGACGGAGGGTGCCTCCAGGAAGTCCTCGCACCCCGGAACCGAGCGGATGCGCGTCAGCAGCCCCTGCCAGGCTTCGTAGGCCTCGCGCCGGTCCGCGGCCAGGCGCCGCCCGGCATCCGGCACCTGCTCGGCGGCGACGCCTGCCACCGGACGGCGGCCGTACGGGGAGGCCGGCCGGTCCGGGGCCGCGAGGCGGGCGCGCAGCCGGTCGAGCTCCACCGCCAGGTGAGGGGCGTGTTCATCGAGCCGCGCGCGGTCGTCGCCGGGCACTGCGAGCGCGTCGGCGGCGAGGATGCCCCGTACGCGTTCCAGCAGTTCCACGGCCCGGGCCGGCCGGCCGGCGAACAGGGCGGCCGCGGCGGCCTCGCCCGCCAGGTCGGCGACCCGGCCGATCTGGTGCTCCCGATCGGCACGGGTGAGGCTTCCCGGCGCGAGGATCCCCACGAGCTCGATCGCCTTCTCCACGGCTCGCAGCCCCTCCGCTGCGTGTTCGGGCTCCGCGGACAGCCGGGCGAGGCGCCGGTGGGCGTCGATGCGCTGGAACGTCGAGGCGGCCGTGCTCTCGCCCGCCTCGCGGTAGCAGCGGCGCGCCTCCTCGAGCAGGTCGCCCTGTCCGCCGTGTTCGGACCTGGTCTCGAGGGCGGTCCCCAGGTTGACGAGGTACGCGGCACGTTCCGGGTGGTCGACGGGCGTGGCCCGCACGGCCTCGCGCGCCGCCTGCGCCGCTTCGTCCAGGATCCGGGGGTCCATCAGTTCCCGGCTCTGCAACAGCCACCCGATCCAGCCGAACGTGGGGTTCTCGAAGTGGGCCGCCTCCTCGACGGTCACGGTCCCGGGCTCCTTGAACGTGCGCTTCGCCTTCCGGAACGTGGTCACCAAGGTCGCGGCGAGGTGGTTCAACTGCCCGGCGTACTGGGGCCGGCCCTCGGGGGTGAGGTCCAGTGCCTGCCGCGAGATCCGCAGCGCCTCCAGGAGGGAGTCCATCTGCCGGGTGCGACCGTGCAGCGAGCCGAGGACGGCCGCAAGGTTCCTCAACCGTCCGGCCCGGGCCGGATGGTCGTCCGGGGTGAGTGCCACGGCCTCGCGCACGGCCTGGACCGCCTCCTCCAGATCCGCCTGGCGGTCTGTGCGCTCGGACAGGCGGTGGAGGGCGCTCGCCACGTTGTTCAGGTACATCGCGCGTTGCGGATGGTCCCGGGGAGTGAGTTCCACCGCCTCCCGCTCGGCCCGGACCGCCTCTTCCAGCGGGGCCGTCTCGCCGGTGCGTTCGTGGAGGAGGCCCAGGGCGCCGCCCAGGGCGGTCAGGGCCTGCGCGCGCTCGGGATGGCCGACCGGGGCGTCCGCCACGGCCTCACGCCCGATCCGTACCGCCTCCTCCAGGACCGTCGGCTGCGCCGTGCGGACGTACAGCCGCAGCAGTGCGTTCTCCAAGTTGAGGAGGTGCAGGGCGCGTTTGGGGTGACCGGGGGGCATGAGCACGAGACCCTCGCGCTCGGCCTCGGTCGCCTCGCGCAGGAGGTCCGGCCGTCCGGTCTGCTCGTAGAGCCCGGCCAGTGCGCCACCGAGATTCGTGAGGCGCGCGGCCCGGTGGATCTCGTCGTCCGGGACGGCGGCCAGCGCCTCGCGTCCGGTCCGCACCGCCTGCTCCAGCAGTTCCGGTCGGCCGGTCCGCTCGAACAACGTCTGGAGGTCGATGGTGAGTTCGTCCAGACCGGCGCCGCGCGCGGGATCGTCCGGGGGCGCGGCCGCCGTGGCCTCGCCGAGGACCTGGAGCGCCTCCTCCAGTACGTCCACGCGGTCGGTCGCGGCGAACAGGAGCCGAAGGTGGTCGTGGAACAACCGGACGCTCGCGTCACGGCGGCGGTCCTCGCGGGGCATCGCCGCCACCGTCTCGCGCATCGTTCGCACCGCCTCCTCCAGTACGTCCACCTCACGGGTGCGCTCGGCCAGGAATCCCAGTACGAGTCCGAGGTGTTCGAGCTGCGCGATGCGGCGGGGGTGGTCCGGTGGCGTCGCCGCCACGGCCTCGCGTCCGATCACGGCCGCCTCTTCCAGAAGAGCGAGCCGTTTC
The Streptomyces sp. NBC_01296 DNA segment above includes these coding regions:
- a CDS encoding CHAT domain-containing protein, which encodes MPDREAALGVLRDHVARAAADPALILDDAAARAAAALLESPDPAGDLTTAHALGWYHWLRFLALGDTRVPSDLDPVIRFLTPVFRADPERVPEEVRAVLAGHLAKSPPAPQPTAGAQGPAELRRRAMGLIDAYQRTRRWQALDEAIALLRRALDATPPDRPERAGRLTDLGTALGMLFEDTGETDHLREAVAASREAVSLSPPKDPGRRHHLSNLAVSLRHLYHRTDDTAVLDEAVRTAQETVALTPPGHPGQAAELASLVHLLDIQSDRRGQQGGEGALRAAREAVARTSPQDPRRAGLLDVLGSALEAEYRHTGRLGALEEAAEAVREAASLTPQGHPDRLRYLINLETSLRALYRRTERPELLEEAVRYGREAASATPSDSPHRLRVVTNLGASLLELYVASKRLALLEEAAVIGREAVAATPPDHPRRIAQLEHLGLVLGFLAERTREVDVLEEAVRTMRETVAAMPREDRRRDASVRLFHDHLRLLFAATDRVDVLEEALQVLGEATAAAPPDDPARGAGLDELTIDLQTLFERTGRPELLEQAVRTGREALAAVPDDEIHRAARLTNLGGALAGLYEQTGRPDLLREATEAEREGLVLMPPGHPKRALHLLNLENALLRLYVRTAQPTVLEEAVRIGREAVADAPVGHPERAQALTALGGALGLLHERTGETAPLEEAVRAEREAVELTPRDHPQRAMYLNNVASALHRLSERTDRQADLEEAVQAVREAVALTPDDHPARAGRLRNLAAVLGSLHGRTRQMDSLLEALRISRQALDLTPEGRPQYAGQLNHLAATLVTTFRKAKRTFKEPGTVTVEEAAHFENPTFGWIGWLLQSRELMDPRILDEAAQAAREAVRATPVDHPERAAYLVNLGTALETRSEHGGQGDLLEEARRCYREAGESTAASTFQRIDAHRRLARLSAEPEHAAEGLRAVEKAIELVGILAPGSLTRADREHQIGRVADLAGEAAAAALFAGRPARAVELLERVRGILAADALAVPGDDRARLDEHAPHLAVELDRLRARLAAPDRPASPYGRRPVAGVAAEQVPDAGRRLAADRREAYEAWQGLLTRIRSVPGCEDFLEAPSVRLLSRQAQEGPVVFVTTSRSRCDALILRDRGDREPVEVVPLTGLTHDDAYAWANRLLTARRRATDPALDPMNRIKAQRDVLAVLELLWTAVAEPVLERLGHTAAPRSGEAWPRVWWCPVGILAFLPLHAAGRTTADGTGGDTTLMDRVVSSYTTTVRVLAHARARRSTAVEDGTLIVPVPDVPDMPLPGIADEISAITGMVPDARVLTDATRAGVLEALPRHGTAHFACHGYADPDDPARSHLVLTDRAEAPLTIADISALQLSASLSYLSACDTGVSPSRLADESLHITGAFQIAGYQHVIGTLWSVDDRAAAELAAEFYAHLTADGTTAPRTGLSAHALHHAVRRMRARYPYSPGLWAAHTHTGS
- a CDS encoding PucR family transcriptional regulator, translating into MKGDYQDLVDEISALLGAPATLENRDFRLIAFGAHDSDDDLAMDPVRTRSILTRQSTAAVRAWFEGFGIARATGPVRIPAAPDAGVFRGRICLPARYRGIVQGYVWLLDQEPGPGPDVLAAAMEVAERIGILLAEEAKAGADLSREFRAVLTAGRGGQQDMAVAALRVALGPGADGLHAVVCVTPWAGEAPASVPGTAAVCTVPRPGHQALAVLVRLRSGEVLVPAVGVATRLLPHADTSAARPHTGPTAGIAEPRRELTALADAWSEASAAAQAAAAQPRFGPVAQWSEIGPYRMLAALSAADREGDPATRVLLQPAHRELARTAELFLDCAGQAGRAAAALGIHRQTLYYRLGRVEQLTGLDLDEGEDRLLLHMALKAARLHG